The Lycium barbarum isolate Lr01 chromosome 11, ASM1917538v2, whole genome shotgun sequence genome contains the following window.
ACAGTCCAAATGTACATCTTTTGTGGTTTTGGCACTGGAAACGGAGGAAACTTGATATGAGTACAATATATCCACTGTTGTCAAAGACCTAATCGCTTTGGGTTTGTATGAACCAGATACCAAATAAGAAACTAAAGCAGAAAAATATCTTTTACTTAGAAAAAGATTGCAAAACTGGGAGCAGAAAAATATCTTTTACTTGAAAAAGATTGCAAAACTGGGTTACAATTAATATTCTCTGTCATACTATAATACACAAACGAAGGGAAACTTCTAGTAATAAAATTGTCAAACATTTTCTCTTTCTATCAGATTATATACCACATCAGCTCGGCTATTACATGGTATTGTATCTGAAAACTCAATAATGCTCCTGACATTTGAAATGAAAAACTTTCCTATCTGAGATGAACCTAACCAGGCTAAGCTAGTGCTGTTAATGAATTAAATTATATGAGGACCCGAAAGTATCAATACAATCAAACCCAAAAGTATCAATACAATCATGAACTAGTCATAAATCAATTGAGACCAAGGAACTCCAAACCAGCTGCTGAAGGTGTCAACCCGTGTTCAGATAGGTATTCAGCATTGTGAAATTTACTCAGATGTCTCATACCACTATCGCACAAGATCGTCACTATTGTATGTCCTGGACCTAGTGCCTTGGCCACTCTGACAGCTCCAACACAATTCATAGCTGAAGAACTTCCAATAAATAGGCCATCATTTTTCAACAGATACCTGAGATGAGTCATAGTACCAGTTAAGCTCCACGAATTCTTTTACCTAACTCTTCATAGACATAGCTTATCAATTACTAAGAAGAGTTGTTCAATAAGGTGAATAAAATGGTGGAAAATTTTGGTAATTAGGGAAAAATCTTATCTTTTTCTTGTCGCTTTTACCTTTGTGTTAGAGAAGATTAAAAAAGAAGTAGTCAACACTTTCTAAACACATTAATCTGCATATTGACATCTTTGCAACTAGAAAATACTATAATGGATAGTTGACCGAAGAGCCTGAACGAACCTGGACATTTCAACAGCTTCCATATCTGTGCCTCGGAAAGCTCCATCAAGTTTTGCCATCTTAAAATTTTCAGTCAGTCTATTTATTCCAATTCCTTCTGTTATTGTATCAAATGGATTCTTCAGCCTTCGTCCTTCAGCCTCCTCCCTCGTGTACATTACTCCTCTTGTTACTTTGTTATATAAACCAGAGCCAGGAGGATCAATAAGAAAGCACTTGATATTTGAGTTTTTGTCCTGTTGATCATACAGGAGCTTTTAAATAAGACATCATATAGGATCGGAAATGAAGAAAATTTAGAACTTGCGAACCAACCTTCAAAAACTGGGAAACACCAGCAACAGTGCCACCTGTACCTGCAGCAGCAATAAAAGCGTCCAACTTGCCACCTGTCTGTTCCCAAATCTCTGGCCCAGTGCCCTCATAATGTGACCTGAAATTTGCAAGGTTTTCAAACTGATCCGCGAAGAATCCACCCTTGCATTCAGACACGAGCTTCATATTCTGCTTTTCCTCACTAATTGAGTGACCATTGATTGATGCGAGCTTCATATTCTGCTTTTCCTCACTAATTGAGTGACCATTGATTGATGCGAGCTTCATATTCTGCTTTTCCTCACTAATTGAGTGACCATTGATTTGACTAGAATCATTGGCATTAATTTGCTTTTCTTTTCTGCAGGTTGATGTTAATTCACTTGCTTCCAGTGCCCTTCTTCTTGCAATATTAACAAAATGGTCACGGTGAGTGATAGAAACTGGCCTGACCCTTTCAACAGTAGCTCCTAGTGCTTCCAGTATTTGTGCCTGCAAGGAAGAATTGAGAAAATTTCAATCAATAACAATACCttttctttagtttttttttttttttttgttaaatgatGGTGGTGTCCGGACCAGCTTTCGCACCCTGACTATTGATCTTTTGAGCTTGCATTCCGGAGTCTGAGGGCTCAACCTAACATTGTCCTAGTAATTATCCCGCATACTCGGGGAATGCCAATATTAAATCTTATCTAATTAAGTAAAATACAAATGTAGAGGGAAAACAAGAGCATTAAAGTGTCTTACCTTTTCGAGAGCAGCATCATCTGGAATAACCACATGGCATCTGCACCCATAAGCAGGTGCTACTGTTGCAAGACTAATGGCTGTGCTTCCTGCACTGCCCTCTGTGACTACTCCACCTTCAGCTAATGCTCCTGATTCCAGGGCCTGTGATTGATATTCTACTGTTAATAGAAGTAAATGAATTTACAAATGCCCAAGTTTACTGAACCTTGAGAACCTTGCTATGTGTAAGTTTGTGAAAGCAAATTTACAGAAAAATAAACACGTGATAGAAATCCTTGAGTTTAGCTTTCCTCCGCACTAAAAGCCTTCTTATCCCAATAACTAGAAGAAACTGTTAAACCTTAAACTGGCACCAGTGGTTCCCTTAACCCAATATCATGAATAAGTTAATGGACATTTAGATTTAAGAAAAGGAATAGACTTGCTAAGTTAAAATATCTAAAGAAATGTACGTACTACATTTCACAGCATATTATCCATGTGAAAAATATTTTCGAAGCTTGGTCACTTTTCAAGGATAGTGTGATAATCTCAGTCTCTAGCAACTAAGCCACCATCACACCTAACAATCTTGAACCTATACTTTCATCACACTTGCAAATCGTTCCTGGGGAAACAACAGATATACACACAGTCACAAACAGAAAAAAGCAACTTTGAGATCCACCAACATTATACAACTTCATCTTCTAGGTCACCACCACCACCCCTCACCATTTCATCTTG
Protein-coding sequences here:
- the LOC132618256 gene encoding cysteine synthase 2 translates to MAPASTARAAAAAAAATLLSVAIFSYYFHCKTTQQKSSRRKKRRNGVIAAIGNTPLIRISSLSDATGCEILGKAEFLNPGGSVKDRVAVKIIEEALESGALAEGGVVTEGSAGSTAISLATVAPAYGCRCHVVIPDDAALEKAQILEALGATVERVRPVSITHRDHFVNIARRRALEASELTSTCRKEKQINANDSSQINGHSISEEKQNMKLASINGHSISEEKQNMKLASINGHSISEEKQNMKLVSECKGGFFADQFENLANFRSHYEGTGPEIWEQTGGKLDAFIAAAGTGGTVAGVSQFLKDKNSNIKCFLIDPPGSGLYNKVTRGVMYTREEAEGRRLKNPFDTITEGIGINRLTENFKMAKLDGAFRGTDMEAVEMSRYLLKNDGLFIGSSSAMNCVGAVRVAKALGPGHTIVTILCDSGMRHLSKFHNAEYLSEHGLTPSAAGLEFLGLN